A window of the Syntrophorhabdaceae bacterium genome harbors these coding sequences:
- a CDS encoding DUF523 and DUF1722 domain-containing protein, which yields MMQKIRIGVSACLLGTRVRYDGGQKRDHYITDTLGRYFEFVPVCPEVECGLPVPREPMHLVGVPEDPRLITIHTGIDHTEKMKKWAIDRLTQLSERGLDGFIFKSRSPSSGMQGVEVSDEKGVKTRRGSGIFARAFMDRFPLVPVIDDVMLNDPALRENYLERVFVIKRWVHLMRTEVNAKDLIEFHAAHKLLLLAHSPRHLTLLGRYVAGPNIDARGLSDLYVRTMMEGLKRIATTKKQTNVLLHVLGYFKKELTGDEKRELLEIIDNYHMGIIPLIVPITTLNHYVRKYHKEYLQRQVYLNPHPLELMARNHV from the coding sequence ATGATGCAAAAGATCAGGATCGGGGTGAGCGCTTGCTTGCTCGGCACCAGGGTCCGTTATGACGGAGGGCAAAAGCGTGATCACTACATTACGGACACGCTCGGCCGGTATTTCGAATTTGTACCCGTCTGCCCGGAAGTTGAGTGCGGTCTGCCCGTACCGAGAGAGCCCATGCATCTCGTGGGCGTGCCTGAAGACCCCCGTCTTATCACGATTCATACAGGCATAGACCACACAGAAAAGATGAAGAAATGGGCCATCGACAGACTTACTCAGCTCTCAGAACGGGGGCTCGATGGATTCATATTCAAGAGCAGGTCTCCCAGCTCAGGAATGCAGGGTGTAGAGGTCTCAGACGAGAAAGGCGTTAAAACCAGGCGAGGATCAGGTATCTTTGCCAGGGCCTTTATGGACAGATTTCCTCTTGTTCCGGTAATTGACGATGTCATGCTCAACGATCCCGCACTTAGGGAGAATTACCTTGAAAGGGTATTCGTCATAAAGAGGTGGGTTCACTTAATGAGAACAGAAGTGAACGCCAAAGACCTCATCGAGTTTCATGCAGCCCACAAGCTGCTCTTACTCGCGCACAGCCCCAGGCATCTCACCCTTCTCGGGAGATATGTAGCCGGTCCGAACATAGATGCACGAGGCTTAAGCGATCTCTATGTCCGGACCATGATGGAGGGCTTAAAACGTATCGCCACGACAAAAAAGCAGACGAATGTGCTTTTGCACGTCCTGGGGTATTTCAAGAAAGAATTGACCGGTGATGAAAAGCGGGAGCTTCTCGAGATAATCGACAACTACCACATGGGCATTATTCCGCTCATCGTGCCCATCACCACGCTCAATCATTATGTGAGAAAATACCATAAAGAGTATCTGCAAAGGCAGGTCTACCTCAACCCTCATCCCCTCGAGTTGATGGCCAGGAACCATGTCTGA
- a CDS encoding alcohol dehydrogenase catalytic domain-containing protein: protein MVGRRLISPPATDSASKDSNKRMKAIVFDGALSCRQDHPIPRPQDNEALIRVSLAGICNTDMEIIRGYLGFHGIMGHEFVGRVVEAPPNGRGLLGKRVVGEINCGCGVCDFCRAGHKEHCPHRKTLGIRSKNGAFAEFVTLPLSNLHVVPDSISDEEATFTEPLAAAFEIACQVHIKPTDRILVVGDGKLGLLCALVLALTEADVTLTGNHEHKLSIARQAHLRTINRSRKRPHKAEYDLVVEATGRAEGLAEAIEHVRSMGTIVLKSTVEAVSEIHLAPLVVKEITVVGSRCGPFKPALRALTQKRIHVQPLISGIYRFDNALEALHRAQENKSLKIILDFR, encoded by the coding sequence ATGGTAGGCAGAAGGCTCATCTCTCCACCGGCTACCGATAGTGCCTCCAAGGACAGCAATAAACGTATGAAGGCAATTGTTTTTGACGGTGCATTATCATGCAGACAGGACCATCCCATCCCCCGTCCTCAAGACAACGAAGCCCTGATCAGGGTGTCGCTGGCCGGCATCTGCAATACGGACATGGAGATTATACGTGGTTATCTCGGCTTCCACGGAATCATGGGCCACGAATTTGTCGGTCGTGTGGTAGAGGCCCCGCCAAATGGCAGAGGTCTCCTGGGAAAAAGGGTTGTGGGCGAGATTAACTGCGGCTGTGGTGTCTGCGACTTCTGCAGGGCAGGACATAAGGAACACTGCCCTCATAGGAAAACGCTCGGCATCCGGAGCAAAAATGGTGCCTTCGCTGAATTTGTAACGCTTCCCCTGTCTAATCTCCATGTAGTGCCGGATAGCATCTCTGACGAGGAAGCAACCTTTACAGAGCCGTTGGCCGCTGCTTTTGAAATAGCCTGTCAGGTACACATCAAACCCACTGACCGTATTCTTGTTGTGGGCGATGGAAAACTCGGGCTTCTCTGCGCTTTGGTCCTTGCCCTCACTGAGGCGGATGTTACGCTCACCGGCAACCACGAGCACAAATTGAGTATTGCACGACAGGCCCACTTGAGAACAATCAACAGGTCGCGGAAAAGACCGCATAAGGCAGAATACGATCTCGTAGTCGAAGCAACGGGAAGAGCGGAGGGTCTCGCAGAGGCAATTGAACATGTGAGATCCATGGGAACGATCGTGTTGAAGAGCACGGTTGAGGCGGTATCAGAGATACATCTCGCACCGCTTGTTGTGAAAGAGATTACCGTGGTCGGCTCCAGATGCGGACCTTTTAAGCCCGCGCTTCGCGCCCTCACTCAGAAACGTATCCACGTTCAACCGCTCATCTCGGGGATCTACAGGTTTGATAACGCACTTGAGGCCTTACATAGGGCTCAAGAAAATAAGAGCCTTAAGATCATCCTCGATTTTCGATGA
- the nudC gene encoding NAD(+) diphosphatase — MKDSPISSDSPPFKEDPSAWWFVFRDQKMLVAVEKSAPEVPSSDALFGLGLIPLTEYHLGILDGTRCIAAYLPENVAVPAHMEFHGLRSLFGHLNPEFYAIAVRALGIINWDSTHEFCSQCGSPALRRNDVLARQCTKCGFTMFPRISPAVIVLVERDDKALLARATRFQDAMYSVIAGFVEPGETLEQTVQREVKEETGIEVDNIHYFGSQPWPFPDSLMIGFTAQYAGGEIKVDGEELLDAAWFAADGLPRIPGRISIARALIDWFVAKHGKAVGDE, encoded by the coding sequence GTGAAAGATTCTCCCATTTCCTCCGATTCGCCGCCTTTTAAGGAAGATCCTTCTGCCTGGTGGTTTGTTTTTCGGGATCAGAAAATGCTCGTTGCTGTGGAAAAATCCGCGCCTGAAGTGCCCTCCTCAGATGCGCTTTTCGGGCTCGGACTTATCCCCTTAACCGAGTACCATCTTGGGATCTTAGATGGAACGCGATGCATCGCCGCCTATCTTCCGGAGAACGTCGCAGTGCCCGCTCATATGGAATTTCACGGGTTAAGAAGCCTTTTCGGACACCTGAACCCGGAGTTTTACGCGATCGCGGTCAGGGCCCTCGGCATTATTAACTGGGACAGCACCCATGAATTCTGCAGCCAATGCGGCTCGCCGGCCCTAAGGCGCAACGACGTGCTAGCCCGACAATGCACAAAATGTGGCTTTACCATGTTTCCCCGCATCTCTCCCGCGGTCATTGTGCTTGTCGAGCGCGACGATAAGGCGCTTCTCGCCCGCGCGACAAGGTTTCAGGATGCGATGTACAGCGTCATCGCGGGATTCGTCGAACCAGGAGAGACGCTCGAACAGACAGTGCAGCGGGAAGTCAAAGAAGAGACGGGGATCGAGGTCGATAACATTCACTACTTCGGGAGTCAGCCATGGCCTTTTCCCGACTCTCTCATGATTGGGTTTACCGCTCAGTACGCAGGTGGCGAAATCAAGGTTGATGGCGAGGAACTTTTGGATGCAGCGTGGTTTGCGGCGGACGGGCTTCCCAGGATTCCCGGAAGGATAAGCATCGCCCGGGCGCTTATCGACTGGTTTGTCGCGAAACACGGCAAAGCGGTCGGCGATGAATAG
- the hrcA gene encoding heat-inducible transcriptional repressor HrcA, with protein MNEVLNEREKIVLRLVMEHYISSAEPIGSETIAKTIKSKVSSATIRNIMGSLEELGFLFKPHAVAGRMPSPKAFRYYVNNLATFGMPGRRELKVLESLARPHYSYVEEIMSDASRMLAAMSSCTGIVVEPKVNTMFFKEIELVKLSRHTILMVFVTSSGMVHKRLVETDEDLPIHVLNEMKAYMNERFSGMPFYALRDHVLREMNRDREELTLISEKIRDALDIIIGEEEKREVYMEGTSEMIGVPEFSDIERLKELLKALENKEKLVKLLDSCLRKEGTSVILGNESDMREMRDVSIIMSTYRISEKGMGILGVIGPMRMNYSKLIPIVDYTARTVTDILRMM; from the coding sequence TTGAACGAAGTATTAAACGAGCGGGAAAAGATTGTGCTCCGACTGGTGATGGAGCACTACATATCGTCTGCCGAGCCAATCGGGTCGGAAACAATAGCGAAAACCATAAAGAGTAAGGTGAGTTCCGCCACAATACGAAACATCATGGGATCTCTGGAAGAACTCGGTTTTCTCTTCAAGCCTCACGCCGTCGCGGGAAGGATGCCCAGTCCAAAGGCGTTCAGGTATTATGTGAACAACCTGGCCACCTTCGGGATGCCGGGCAGAAGGGAGTTGAAAGTCCTGGAATCGCTTGCCAGGCCGCACTATTCTTATGTCGAAGAGATCATGTCGGATGCATCACGGATGCTGGCGGCCATGTCGAGCTGCACGGGTATTGTTGTGGAACCCAAAGTAAATACGATGTTTTTCAAAGAAATAGAACTGGTGAAGCTGTCCCGCCATACCATACTCATGGTATTTGTTACCTCCTCGGGCATGGTTCATAAGAGGCTTGTCGAAACCGACGAAGACCTTCCCATCCATGTGTTAAATGAGATGAAGGCATACATGAACGAGAGATTCAGCGGCATGCCCTTTTATGCGCTGAGGGACCATGTACTGCGAGAGATGAATAGAGATAGAGAAGAATTGACTTTGATCAGTGAAAAGATAAGAGACGCCCTCGATATCATTATAGGCGAAGAAGAGAAACGAGAAGTATACATGGAAGGCACTTCCGAAATGATAGGAGTTCCGGAATTTTCTGACATTGAAAGGCTCAAGGAACTTTTGAAAGCCCTCGAAAACAAAGAGAAGCTCGTAAAACTGCTCGATAGCTGCCTGAGAAAAGAGGGCACGAGCGTGATACTCGGCAATGAGAGCGATATGAGAGAGATGAGGGATGTGAGCATTATTATGTCCACCTATCGGATTAGCGAAAAAGGCATGGGTATCCTCGGGGTTATAGGTCCCATGAGGATGAATTACTCGAAGCTCATACCCATTGTTGACTATACGGCGAGGACCGTTACGGATATCCTCAGGATGATGTGA
- the grpE gene encoding nucleotide exchange factor GrpE, with protein sequence MKEPENNQEETKARNKEEHHREPHEKREAGHQEEHRHDEHKKKKKTDEAGVEELKRLLEEKEENIKALQEKMLYLQAEFENFKRLKAKEKQEAIKYGNEVLIKDLIPVVDHLEMALEHASKTDECQGINEGVRMTLNEFVKTLEKAGVTRIDAIGKKFDPNLHEAFYQEEREDMEPDMVISEFQKGYLLNERLVRPSRVVLSKKPEIQ encoded by the coding sequence ATGAAAGAACCGGAAAATAATCAGGAAGAAACCAAAGCAAGGAACAAGGAAGAGCATCACAGGGAACCGCATGAAAAACGCGAGGCCGGCCATCAGGAAGAACACAGGCATGATGAACACAAGAAAAAAAAGAAGACTGATGAGGCCGGCGTAGAAGAATTAAAGAGATTGCTTGAAGAGAAGGAAGAGAACATAAAGGCGCTTCAAGAGAAGATGCTCTATCTCCAGGCGGAATTCGAGAACTTCAAGAGACTCAAGGCCAAGGAAAAACAGGAAGCTATAAAATACGGAAATGAGGTTCTCATCAAAGACCTGATCCCCGTGGTGGATCATCTGGAAATGGCCCTCGAACATGCCTCAAAAACCGATGAGTGCCAGGGCATCAACGAAGGGGTCAGAATGACCCTCAATGAATTCGTCAAAACCCTTGAAAAAGCCGGCGTGACGAGAATTGATGCGATAGGTAAAAAGTTTGATCCTAACCTTCATGAAGCCTTTTACCAGGAAGAGAGAGAAGACATGGAGCCGGATATGGTAATATCCGAGTTTCAGAAAGGTTACCTGCTCAACGAGAGATTGGTGAGACCCTCGCGGGTAGTTCTGTCCAAAAAACCTGAAATCCAGTAA
- the dnaJ gene encoding molecular chaperone DnaJ has protein sequence MRREYVDYHEILHVSKGATEEEIKKSYRRLALQYHPDRNPGNKEAEEMFKKVSEAYAVLSDPEKRRRYERFGDAGDAGSMFDFGFQGNFDTVFNDLFNDFFGTQRQSRERKGDDLRYNLTIEFEEAVFGGEKEIEIPKEEKCTVCNGTRIEPGYQPTTCKNCNGRGQVRQSHGFFTINRTCEFCGGEGAIIKNPCKACKGRGSVRTKKKLKIKIPPGVDNGTRLKLRNEGMQQHGDTAPGDLYIVLQVKEHAIFERAGDDIAVQIDVGFPLLSLGGVITVPTIEGHTEIKVSAGTQPGKVFRLKGLGVTKSNGYGRGDQLVYLNIVVPSNLSEKQRNLMEELAKEFGEASPKMRKGVKERFKEIFE, from the coding sequence ATGAGAAGAGAATATGTCGACTACCACGAAATCCTCCATGTTTCTAAAGGGGCTACCGAAGAGGAGATAAAGAAGTCATACAGGAGACTTGCCCTCCAGTACCATCCCGACAGAAATCCGGGTAACAAAGAAGCCGAGGAGATGTTCAAGAAAGTAAGCGAGGCCTACGCGGTGCTTTCCGATCCCGAGAAGCGTCGCCGCTACGAACGATTCGGCGACGCGGGCGACGCGGGATCGATGTTCGATTTCGGCTTTCAAGGCAATTTTGACACGGTTTTTAACGACCTGTTCAATGATTTCTTCGGCACGCAGAGGCAGTCCAGGGAGCGAAAAGGGGATGACCTTCGCTACAACCTCACCATAGAATTCGAAGAGGCGGTGTTCGGCGGAGAGAAAGAGATTGAGATCCCTAAGGAAGAGAAATGCACGGTCTGCAACGGCACCAGGATAGAGCCGGGTTATCAGCCTACCACGTGCAAGAATTGCAACGGCAGGGGCCAGGTCCGACAGAGCCACGGTTTTTTCACGATCAACAGGACCTGTGAGTTTTGCGGCGGCGAAGGCGCTATCATTAAGAACCCCTGTAAGGCATGCAAAGGCAGGGGCAGCGTCAGAACAAAAAAGAAACTGAAAATCAAGATACCGCCCGGCGTGGACAACGGGACACGGCTCAAGCTCCGCAATGAGGGCATGCAACAGCATGGTGATACGGCCCCCGGAGACCTCTATATAGTTTTGCAGGTAAAGGAGCACGCAATTTTTGAGCGTGCCGGTGACGATATCGCCGTGCAGATCGATGTCGGTTTTCCGCTGCTCTCTCTGGGCGGAGTAATCACGGTGCCCACGATAGAGGGCCACACCGAGATCAAGGTTTCCGCCGGCACACAACCGGGCAAAGTATTCAGGCTAAAGGGTTTGGGCGTGACAAAATCCAACGGATACGGTCGAGGGGACCAGCTTGTTTACCTGAATATTGTCGTACCTTCCAACCTGAGCGAAAAGCAGAGAAATCTCATGGAAGAGCTCGCCAAGGAGTTCGGAGAGGCTAGCCCCAAGATGCGCAAAGGTGTTAAGGAAAGATTCAAAGAGATCTTCGAGTAG
- the htpG gene encoding molecular chaperone HtpG, which yields MTTERLEFKTEVKQLLDLMIHSLYSHKEVFLRELISNASDAIDRARYESLTNTDILENDKGWRIKIIADKNRGTLTVSDNGIGMDHDEIVEALGTIARSGTKEFLAVLSNKEVKDNPELIGQFGVGFYSSFMVADRITVLSRKAGRKDKQAVRWESTGDGTFTVEDVEKEAKGTDVTLHLVDDEKQYLDQWEIEGIVKKYSDFIEHPIVMDVERQVDSELKKGEKVKVSEEKTLNSMKALWLKDKSELTNDEYDEFYKHMTHDFTPPAKVIHYRAEGTSEFTALLYIPARAPINILYKDYKVGPTLYVKRVQIMDHCEDLIPQYLRFVRGLVDSSDLPLNVSREILQHNRQIEIMKTNITKKVLDTLADMKKESYEDYLKFYGEFGRILKEGIHFDYLKKETIADLLVFPSTKTGQEKFTTLSEYVQGMKEGQEAIYYITGTSLDETLKSPYLEVFREKEYEVLVLLDEIDDFILSNFEYQGKKMKSITRGDVSLDKSEKDEKEKAQKKYGKFIDLMKDILKDEVKDVRLSGRLTDTICCLVADEGDLDPQMEKLLKSMGQEVPPMKRILEINPAHPLFASMSAIFDKDKKSTVLEDYVRLLYDQALVVEGSKPKDPGLFSKLIAKLMLENTAARQAE from the coding sequence ATGACGACGGAAAGGTTAGAATTTAAAACAGAGGTCAAGCAGCTTCTCGATCTTATGATCCATTCTCTCTATTCTCACAAAGAGGTCTTTTTGCGGGAGCTCATCTCCAACGCCTCCGACGCGATCGACCGCGCGCGGTATGAATCACTGACAAATACGGACATCCTTGAAAATGATAAGGGCTGGAGAATAAAGATTATCGCCGACAAAAACAGGGGAACTCTGACGGTGAGCGATAACGGCATCGGTATGGATCACGATGAGATCGTAGAGGCTTTAGGGACTATCGCTCGCTCAGGCACAAAAGAGTTTCTCGCCGTCCTGAGCAACAAAGAAGTCAAGGACAACCCGGAACTCATCGGTCAGTTCGGTGTGGGGTTTTACTCTTCCTTTATGGTCGCTGACAGGATTACGGTGCTCTCAAGAAAGGCAGGCCGAAAGGACAAGCAAGCTGTCCGTTGGGAATCCACCGGCGACGGCACGTTCACCGTCGAAGATGTCGAAAAGGAGGCAAAAGGCACGGATGTCACCCTGCATCTCGTCGATGATGAAAAGCAGTACCTCGATCAGTGGGAAATAGAGGGCATCGTCAAGAAATACTCTGACTTCATCGAACATCCCATCGTTATGGATGTGGAACGACAGGTAGACAGTGAGTTGAAGAAAGGTGAAAAGGTCAAGGTCAGCGAGGAGAAGACGCTTAACTCCATGAAGGCGCTTTGGCTAAAAGATAAATCCGAGTTGACGAACGATGAGTATGACGAGTTCTATAAACATATGACCCACGATTTTACCCCGCCGGCGAAGGTAATCCATTATAGGGCCGAAGGCACCTCCGAATTCACTGCCCTCCTCTATATCCCGGCAAGGGCACCTATCAACATCCTGTACAAAGATTACAAAGTCGGCCCCACCCTGTATGTGAAGCGTGTCCAGATTATGGACCACTGCGAAGACCTCATACCGCAGTATTTGAGGTTTGTAAGGGGCCTCGTGGACTCATCCGATTTGCCGCTTAATGTATCCCGCGAGATACTCCAGCACAACAGACAGATCGAGATCATGAAAACGAATATCACCAAGAAGGTCCTCGATACGCTTGCTGACATGAAAAAAGAGAGCTACGAGGATTATCTCAAGTTTTATGGCGAATTTGGCCGGATCCTAAAAGAGGGGATCCATTTCGATTACCTGAAAAAAGAGACCATCGCGGACTTGCTCGTCTTCCCTTCCACTAAAACGGGGCAGGAAAAGTTCACGACACTCAGTGAATATGTTCAGGGTATGAAGGAGGGCCAAGAAGCGATTTATTATATCACCGGCACCTCTCTTGATGAGACGCTCAAGTCTCCTTACCTTGAAGTATTTCGGGAAAAGGAATATGAGGTCCTCGTCCTGCTCGATGAGATCGATGATTTTATCTTGAGTAATTTCGAATACCAGGGCAAGAAGATGAAATCCATCACTAGGGGTGATGTGAGCCTCGACAAATCGGAAAAGGATGAAAAGGAAAAAGCACAAAAGAAGTATGGCAAATTTATCGATCTCATGAAAGACATATTGAAGGATGAGGTGAAAGACGTAAGGCTCTCGGGGAGACTCACCGATACAATCTGCTGCCTTGTGGCCGACGAGGGTGATCTCGATCCGCAGATGGAAAAGCTGTTAAAATCCATGGGACAGGAAGTCCCTCCCATGAAACGGATACTGGAGATCAATCCGGCGCACCCGCTTTTTGCCTCAATGAGCGCTATCTTCGACAAGGACAAAAAGAGCACCGTTCTTGAGGACTACGTCCGGCTTCTCTACGATCAAGCCCTGGTTGTTGAAGGCTCGAAGCCCAAAGACCCCGGGCTTTTCTCAAAGCTCATTGCGAAGTTAATGCTCGAGAATACCGCAGCCAGGCAGGCTGAGTAG
- a CDS encoding potassium channel protein has translation MLIRHLPRKLLNIIVIVIAVILIGTIGFKIIGGKDKSILDALYMTAITITTVGYGDVIGIDDKPFGKIFTIIFVFIGAGTIAYVFTALAAYIIEGELKKVFRRRKMEKHIAKLKDHYIICGIGMVGLYVVHELFLTKQPLVAIDVDENKLELFRANDLAVDLIVGDATENEILWKAMIEHAKGLFATTDSDNDNIVISLTARQLNPSLRIISRCTDMKNVDKIKRAGADAVVALNFIGGLRMASEMIRPHVTSFLDMMLRDKYSPMSAEEIHIPANSPFVGRPVKDINFRDIGNILVISARKKSGEWIYNPYPDTIMEKEMSMIIIATPEEKRMLIAALSGEA, from the coding sequence ATGTTGATAAGGCATCTTCCCAGGAAATTGCTAAACATTATTGTTATCGTCATCGCGGTTATCCTGATCGGGACCATCGGATTCAAGATCATAGGCGGCAAGGACAAGAGTATTCTTGATGCGCTGTACATGACAGCGATTACCATCACCACTGTGGGTTACGGTGATGTGATAGGTATTGACGACAAGCCTTTTGGAAAGATCTTTACGATCATTTTCGTATTCATCGGGGCGGGGACGATTGCCTACGTTTTTACCGCCCTTGCCGCATACATCATCGAAGGGGAGTTGAAGAAGGTTTTCAGGAGGAGAAAAATGGAGAAGCATATCGCGAAACTGAAGGACCACTATATCATATGCGGTATCGGCATGGTGGGCCTCTATGTGGTGCACGAACTCTTTCTCACGAAACAGCCGCTCGTGGCCATCGATGTGGACGAAAACAAGCTTGAGCTCTTTAGGGCGAACGATCTGGCAGTGGACCTCATTGTCGGCGACGCAACGGAGAACGAGATCCTCTGGAAGGCCATGATAGAACATGCAAAGGGCCTTTTCGCCACCACCGACTCCGATAACGACAACATCGTGATTTCGCTCACAGCGAGGCAGCTCAACCCTTCGCTACGAATCATCTCGCGGTGCACCGATATGAAAAACGTAGACAAGATCAAACGGGCCGGCGCCGATGCGGTCGTAGCACTCAACTTTATCGGAGGCCTGCGAATGGCCTCCGAGATGATACGGCCCCATGTGACCTCATTCCTTGACATGATGTTAAGAGACAAATACTCGCCGATGAGTGCAGAAGAGATACATATACCGGCAAATTCGCCCTTCGTCGGCAGGCCCGTGAAAGACATCAATTTCAGGGATATCGGTAATATACTCGTTATCTCCGCCAGGAAGAAAAGCGGGGAATGGATTTACAACCCCTATCCGGATACGATCATGGAGAAGGAGATGAGCATGATCATCATAGCCACACCCGAAGAAAAGAGGATGCTCATCGCGGCCCTATCGGGAGAGGCGTGA
- a CDS encoding carbon monoxide dehydrogenase accessory protein CooC codes for MKIAISGKGGVGKTTLAGVMARILARRGHRVIAIDADPDSNLASALGINEGEARKLEPLAQMQEFIEERTGTKKGQYGAFFQINPRVDDIPERFSLEKDGVRLIVLGSIPQGGGGCFCPENALLRSFLSHVLVERDDYVIVDMEAGLEHLGRATTEFIDALIVVVEPGKRSFQTAFQVKRLGEDIGIKRVYAVGNKVAGEKDLTFMKENLGDLPFLGYMAQNEKIIDADKRGLSPYDADPQIGREIGDIVDHLAQAMTPSGAE; via the coding sequence ATGAAGATTGCCATTTCAGGAAAGGGGGGGGTCGGAAAGACCACTCTCGCCGGTGTCATGGCGCGCATCCTTGCGCGACGCGGCCACAGGGTGATAGCCATTGATGCGGACCCTGACTCAAACCTTGCCTCGGCCCTGGGAATTAACGAGGGGGAGGCAAGAAAGCTCGAGCCTTTGGCTCAAATGCAAGAATTCATTGAGGAACGGACAGGGACGAAAAAGGGACAATACGGGGCTTTTTTTCAGATCAATCCCAGGGTGGATGACATACCCGAAAGGTTCTCTCTTGAGAAGGACGGTGTTAGGCTCATTGTGCTCGGCAGTATTCCCCAGGGGGGCGGGGGTTGCTTCTGTCCGGAGAATGCCCTGTTGCGGAGCTTTCTTTCCCATGTGCTCGTAGAGCGCGATGATTACGTGATCGTCGATATGGAGGCGGGGCTCGAACACCTGGGCCGGGCGACCACGGAATTCATCGACGCGCTCATCGTGGTCGTGGAACCGGGGAAAAGGAGTTTTCAAACCGCTTTCCAGGTAAAACGCCTTGGAGAAGACATAGGAATCAAGCGCGTATACGCGGTCGGCAACAAAGTAGCCGGTGAAAAGGATCTCACGTTCATGAAAGAGAACCTTGGCGATCTTCCGTTTCTCGGCTACATGGCGCAGAACGAAAAGATCATTGATGCGGACAAGCGCGGTCTGTCGCCGTATGACGCAGATCCTCAAATTGGTCGGGAAATCGGAGACATCGTCGATCACCTCGCGCAAGCCATGACGCCTTCCGGTGCAGAATGA
- a CDS encoding lysophospholipid acyltransferase family protein has protein sequence MRKSLIALSLIVSTIVLSTIALVVSLFDRDGRRVHAMGRFWASLHLRVSGVKVVIQGIEKISEPPYVLMCNHQSALDIYSLLSSLPLSFKWIAKRQLFRIPFIGWAMGRAGYISIDRENPREALKAIEEAARKIQRGMNIIIFPEGTRSADGKLLPFKKGGFTLALRAMVPIVPIGISGSCSLQPKGSFIPKEKGVIYIRIGEPIVLAGMDRSAKTRVMDDVRSRIEGLMICRGN, from the coding sequence ATGAGGAAGTCGCTCATCGCCTTAAGCCTCATCGTCAGTACAATAGTGCTTTCTACGATTGCGCTTGTCGTTTCACTGTTTGATCGGGACGGAAGAAGAGTGCACGCCATGGGCCGGTTCTGGGCCTCGCTCCATTTAAGAGTGAGCGGCGTGAAAGTTGTGATCCAGGGCATTGAGAAGATTTCAGAGCCTCCGTACGTCCTTATGTGTAATCACCAGAGCGCCCTCGATATCTACTCGCTACTCTCTTCGCTCCCGCTTTCGTTCAAGTGGATTGCAAAGAGACAGCTTTTCAGAATTCCCTTCATAGGGTGGGCAATGGGACGGGCAGGATACATCAGTATTGACAGAGAGAATCCACGCGAAGCCTTGAAGGCCATAGAAGAGGCAGCCCGAAAAATCCAGCGTGGCATGAATATCATTATTTTCCCGGAAGGCACGAGGAGCGCGGATGGAAAGCTGCTACCTTTCAAGAAGGGCGGTTTCACTCTGGCGCTGCGCGCCATGGTTCCCATTGTCCCTATCGGTATAAGCGGATCGTGCTCACTGCAGCCAAAAGGGAGTTTCATTCCGAAAGAAAAAGGGGTAATATACATTCGTATCGGGGAGCCAATAGTACTTGCCGGCATGGACCGTTCGGCAAAGACCAGGGTCATGGATGACGTGAGATCACGCATTGAAGGATTGATGATATGTCGCGGGAATTGA